One segment of Cryptococcus neoformans var. grubii H99 chromosome 2, complete sequence DNA contains the following:
- a CDS encoding DNA replication regulator DPB11 produces MSNRRGHLSRKIPNAINRPAPPKAHVPRERSPLSRMDLELLRQAEAEDEEVINHSRQSARPWKGVFITFTGVENKAQLSGLARELGAEVDTALTRSITHVIAVSYESPKYQFALANGIPIMTPAWIIEAHEIWLAGGELDFEEDEENHRLLPFTGFRISMSGIDQMDRRRFLIQLITSHGGEYSKDLDRDCTHLVSSHPTSDKRRSEKVKWALRENAENEARRRKGVRDERDILIVYEEWIWDCVAYRGRWPSDKYDATKPRRGGKVDPGDVINGTFQIPRPDRKVVINSSTAIAGELDASEQASVRRRKTAGLDTLVGQIIGEGKNLDTPKRGASAILEEPTAKRPKPAAKSSMVHLSRSTSFATADVPTSGLPTTNDTEEKVTIDESKHVARIFEGLRMAVCKSKGWEAMLEALSSRGAILVDEKDWMKGETCNYAIIRLANPNIPPMPEGQNTIYVTENWVESCIVEGKLVSPDEHLLYKPLTIDVPIPGAKGIIVHISGSEDHQLSSYHRRLARALGFELRLTVDRDVTHLISFRNHGIKVRRAKAWGSQIVTHDWLLKMAETGKLEPEEEYQLHIPPENLRGSRKDSPLTADKVNRSKADLPVPCDSGVKPEPRLENRFEAGTSNQNQQTTIQAGPSSIPASRALRPTPTHVSDSTDDIFMLDARADVSKIQHADVTLEERSDPLRSSPQSLSRHTSAPAPRSSPFSNKSLTEADKRTNMTPSNSAAGTSTFALPNKAASAAALEDMGKKQDISDVLRRLAENPRGTPVNAPRRGRPSARIKSTNSRSPAIISPSSRPNPQPLHPDYQESMEVEDDPMKNFGNDVPEESMQIKYVDQKAVRERRKLMALFGEESEASKNKKR; encoded by the exons ATGAGCAACCGACGAGGGCATCTTTCTCGCAAGATACCCAATGCTATTAATAGACCCGCACCCCCGAAGGCTCACGTTCCCAGAGAACGATCTCCCTTGAGCCGGATGGACTTGGAGCTCTTGAGACAGGCGGAGGCGGAAG atgaagaagtaaTAAATCACTCGCGCCAGTCTGCGAGACCCTGGAAAGGAGTTTTCATTACTTTCACAGGTGTGGAAAACAAA GCACAACTAAGTGGCCTCGCCAGGGAGCTTGGGGCTGAAGTTGATACTGCCCTTACAAGAAGCATCACGCATGTCATCGCTGTCAGTTACGAATCTCCAAAATACCAA TTCGCTTTGGCAAATGGGATACCTATAATGACACCGGCATGGATCATAGAGGCTCATGAAATATGGTTGGCGGGCGGGGAGCTTGActttgaggaagatgaggaaaatCATCGGCTACTGCCATTTACAGGATTCAGGATATCCATGTCTGGTATCGATCAGA TGGACCGTCGTAGATTCCTGATTCAACTCATCACTAGTCATGGAGGTGAATACTCGAAAGATCTCGATCGTGACTGCACCCACCTTGTATCTTCACATCCTACCAGCGACAAACGCCGCTCAGAAAAAGTCAAATGGGCTCTTCGCGAGAATGCTGAGAATGAggccaggaggaggaaaggagtaAGGGATGAGCGAGACATTCTGATAGTGTACGAGGAGTGGATTTGGGACTGTGTAGCATACCGTGGAAGATGGCCGTCAGACAAGTACGATGCGACCAAGCCACGACGAGGAGGCAAAGTCGATCCAG GGGACGTTATCAATGGTACTTTTCAAATTCCCCGACCTGACCGCAAGGTTGTCATCAACAGCTCTACTGCTATTGCGGGAGAATTAGATGCGAGCGAACAGGCTTCTGTCCGGCGTCGCAAAACTGCCGGATTAGACACTCTTGTCGGACAGATAATAGGCGAGGGCAAAAATCTAGATACACCCAAAAGAGGTGCCTCAGCAATTCTCGAAGAGCCAACCGCCAAACGACCCAAACCAGCCGCCAAAAGCTCAATGGTTCATCTTTCCCGCTCAACATCTTTTGCCACTGCCGATGTCCCTACATCCGGCCTTCCCACGACCAACGAcacagaagaaaaggtcaCGATTGACGAATCAAAACATGTTGCCAGAATTTTTGAAGGGCTGAGAATGGCTGTCTGCAAAAGCAAGGGGTGGGAAGCGATGCTGGAGGCCTTGTCGTCGCGCGGTGCAATCCTTGTTGACGAAAAGGATTGGATGAAGGGGGAGACTTGCAACTATGCGATCATAAGATT GGCCAACCCGAATATACCACCTATGCCTGAGGGACAAAATACGATCTATGTGACTGAGAACTGGGTCGAATCATGTATCGTCGAGGGAAAGCTTGTGTCTCCAGACGAGCATCTCTTATACAAACCTTTGACCATTGATGTTCCCATTCCAG GAGCAAAAGGAATCATTGTCCATATCTCGGGCTCCGAAGATCATCAGCTTTCCTCATATCATCGACGTCTTGCCAGGGCTCTCG GTTTTGAACTCCGGCTCACGGTAGATCGTGATGTGACTcacctcatctcctttcgCAACCACGGCATCAAAGTCCGGCGTGCAAAGGCTTGGGGCTCTCAAATTGTGACACATGACTGGTTGTTAAAGATGGCAGAGACAGGGAAGCTTGagccagaggaagaatatCAGCTGCATATCCCACCGGAGAATCTTCGTGGTTCTCGTA AAGATTCACCTTTGACTGCAGACAAGGTCAACCGTTCGAAAGCCGACTTGCCCGTCCCCTGTGATTCGGGTGTAAAGCCTGAGCCGAGGCTTGAGAACCGCTTCGAGGCTGGCACATCTAATCAAAATCAGCAGACAACCATTCAAGCCGGTCCCTCGTCTATTCCAGCCTCTCGAGCCCTCAGACCCACACCTACGCATGTCAGCGACTCGACGGATGATATCTTTATGCTTGATGCTCGAGCTGATGTATCCAAGATTCAACATGCCGACGTAACCTTGGAAGAACGGTCAGATCCCCTCAGGTCATCTCCACAATCGCTCAGTCGACATACCTCTGCTCCAGCTCCTCGATCTAGTCCATTCAGCAACAAGTCCCTTACAGAAGCAGATAAAAGAACGAATATGACGCCTAGCAACTCCGCAGCCGGTACTTCAACGTTTGCTTTGCCAAACAAGGCTGCAAGTGCAGCAGCGCTGGAGGACATGGGCAAGAAGCAGGATATATCTGATGTGTTAAGAAGACTGGCAGAGAATCCGAGGGGGACGCCAGTAAATGCGCCAAGGCGAGGAAGACCTTCGGCCAGAATCAAA AGCACAAATTCCCGCTCCCCTGCAATAATATCGCCATCGAGCCGCCCTAATCCCCAGCCTCTACATCCGGATTATCAAGAATCTATGGAAGTCGAAGATGATCCGATGAAAAATTTTGGAAATGATGTTCCTGAAGAAAGTATGCAGATCAAATATGTTGATCAGAAAGCTGTCAGGGAGCGGAGAAAACTTATGGCCCTCTTTGGCGAGGAAAGTGAAGCTtcaaagaacaaaaagcgTTAA
- a CDS encoding lipoate-protein ligase A yields MVSSSAILRPSPCLPHIIRRALHTSTCHLQNKAAQPQTPATGNVELDAPVTYISKSHDPWFNLSYEDWLLRNTPHDQPVLFLYRNFPCVVIGRNQNPWKETTPKKLREESIPLVRRRSGGGTVYHDMGNTNFSIILPRLLFTRSHGAQLVSRAIREKLGITGCGVNDRNDVVIRDGDREYKVSGSAYKIIQHRAYHHGTMLISSSLAELGKSLRSSSPKMETKGIASYRSPVTTLNHYLPLGQSKHLHHDDFVRAVTAEFAKTYAGEGKAMTTCEVTESIIEEQKIWNGYEELKSWEWQYGQTPEFTNELEGNFSFGDLSISIAARHAVITSMSIHLTPPLHSSTEETSIKQAYLDSLALSLVGKRYESLEGFEGAMGEEWDDEHWRDLGNDIVSWLRKHM; encoded by the exons ATGGTATCTTCATCAGCCATCCTTCGCCCGTCTCCCTGCCTCCCGCACATCATTCGTCGAGCCCTCCACACCTCCACCTGCCATCTACAGAACAAGGCAGCTCAGCCTCAGACACCAGCCACTGGGAATGTAGAACTTGATGCA CCTGTGACCTACATATCAAAAAGTCATGATCCGTGGTTTAACCTATCATACGAAGACTG GTTACTTCGAAACACACCACATGATCAACCAGTCTTATTCTTATATCGCAACTTCCCATGTGTAGTTATAGGGCGCAATCAA AATCCCTGGAAAGAGACAACTCCCAAGAAGCTAAGAGAAGAGTCTATTCCGCTTGTGCGGAGACGTTCGGGAGGTGGCACAGTATACCAT GATATGGGCAACACAaacttctccatcatcctccctcgtcttctcttcacAAGATCCCATGGTGCGCAATTGGTCTCACGAGCTATAAGAGAAAAGCTCGGTATAACTGGTTGTGGGGTAAACGATAGGAATGATGTAGTAATTAGAGATGGGGATAGGGAGTATAAG GTCTCAGGATCCGCGTACAAGATTATCCAACATAGGGCGTATCACCATGGAACAATGctcatctcatcttctctggCTGAGCTTGGCAAGTCATTAAGGTCAAGTTCT CCAAAGATGGAAACTAAGGGTATCGCCTCATATCGCTCGCCGGTCACAACACTAAACCATTATCTGCCCCTGGGGCAATCCAAGCACCTGCACCATGACGATTTCGTGCGAGCGGTCACTGCCGAGTTTGCCAAAACCTATGCCGGCGAAGGGAAGGCCATGACAACGTGCGAGGTCACGGAATCCATAATTGAAGAGCAGAAAATTTGGAACGGGTATGAAGAGTTGAAATCTTGGGAGTGGCAATATGGGCAGACCCCAGAGTTTACCAATGAATTGGAAGGGAACTTTTCTTTTGGTGATCTT TCAATTTCCATCGCAGCTAGGCATGCCGTAATCACGTCGATGAGTATTCACCTTACTCCTCCCCTCCATTCCTCAACGGAAGAAACATCTATCAAGCAAGCATACCTCGATTCATTGGCCTTATCATTGGTGGGTAAACGATATGAAAGCCTGGAAGGATTTGAAGGCGCcatgggagaagaatgggatgatgagcaTTGGAGGGATCTGGGGAACGACATTGTTTCTTGGCTTCGGAAACATATGTAG